A region from the Lolium perenne isolate Kyuss_39 chromosome 4, Kyuss_2.0, whole genome shotgun sequence genome encodes:
- the LOC127292532 gene encoding uncharacterized protein, giving the protein MKLKQPDLSQPQPSLPEYYGFAEEELDKYCSVFKGLHPEVDDPIEQETDLTAIMVAGSGAEHGRTKLLSGVIKPQRTLTQIRSTLTAGDPPVAPPRHRRTDAHFEAAYAAAYENYLTVVAEWDLKRAAWEEYQEATSRAVRTFFQTGERIALPEEEPPRPGPTPVCPSREAFAATYYARTPGTGSSRNRPSLKCSGKPNGMVRAGGTASDVPNGRGCADGYAVGTGRVRPAAA; this is encoded by the exons ATGAAGCTAAAGCAGCCCGATCTGAgccagcctcagccctcgctgcCCGAGTACTACGGCTTTGCCGAAGAGGAGTTGGACAAGTACTGCTCGGTGTTCAAGGGTCTTCATCCGgaggtggatgatcctattgAGCAGGAGACCGACTTGACGGCGATTATGGTGGCGGGGAGCGGCGCGGAGCATGGCCGCACGAAGCTTCTTAGTGGGGTGATCAAGCCGCAGAGGACCCTCACGCAGATCAGGTCTACCCTCACCGCCGGCGACCCACCGGTCGCGCCTCCTCGACACCGTCGTACGGAT GCTCACTTTGAGGCCGCCTACGCGGCCGCTTATGAGAACTATTTGACGGTTGTAGCAGAGTGGGACCTCAAGAGAGCGGCTTGGGAAGAGTACCAGGAGGCGACGAGTCGT gcggTCAGGACGTTCTTCCAGACTGGAGAGAGGATCGCACTTCCGGAAGAGGAGCCACCTAGGCCGGGGCCGACTCCAGTGTGCCCATCGAGGGAAGCTTTCGCGGCCACATACTACGCACGGACTCCG GGCACGGGAAGTTCGCGGAACCGACCCTCTCTG AAATGCAGCGGGAAACCAAATGGTATGGTACGTGCCGGCGGCACAGCCTCGGACGTGCCAAATGGCaggggctgtgccgacggctatgccgtcggcacaggaaggGTGCGCCCAGCGGCAGCATGA
- the LOC127292533 gene encoding probable phosphoribosylformylglycinamidine synthase, chloroplastic/mitochondrial, translating into MASAGSSGKGGGQIGGSNSPPPPPPRPLFHSEAEWRKWNRSEGARKVRAHCWTNWDLTPLGKLARYANSGEGSSSGESSRTLARPLTTAATMGRRRRRRRRTIFNSGDYVINDQEEATVIQQVAVISEAESFLEKVTNGSTFLGPTSSVLVSFFFFSRARKFRSVPAQSATVSRGVNSQLIEESVNDLELVSRIIHFYRKPFLQESETKELLRKVQAKVSSNIIDIKTEQCFNVELENALSSEKLATLQWLLAETFEPENLQTGSFLEEKVSGNPYCFVIEVGPRMTFSTAFSSNAVSICQALSLTEVTRLERSRRYLLCLQPGSFPLDESQLNDFSALVHDRMTECVYSSKLTSFRSDVVPEPVSVIPVMEKGRQALEEINLKMGWLLMNKISKVKYYTHLFRDDIKRNPTTVELFDIAQSNSEHSRHWFFNGKLEIDGETMAKTLFQLVKSPLKANPNNSIIGFKDNSSNKRVSSKSPTSRTARFHFAYPSRELGILFTAETHNFPCAVAPYPGAETGAGGRIRDTHATGKGSFIVASTAGYCVGNLQMEESFAPWEDSSFSYPSNLASPLQILIDASDGASDYGNKFGEPLIQGFTRNYGSRLPNGERREWLKPIMFSGAIGQIDHAHISKGDPEIGMLVVKIGGPAYRIGMGGGAASSMVSGQNDAELDFNAVQRGDAEMAQKLYRVIRACAEMGENNPIISIHDQGAGGNCNVVKEIICPKGAEIDIRSVIVGDHTLSVLEIWGAEYQEQDALLVKPESRCLLRSLCERERVSMAVLGEIDGSGKIVLIDSAAVEHAKLSGLPPPSPVVDLELEKVLGDMPQKTFEFKRVSRLSEPLDIAPEVKLMDVLKRVLKLPSVCSKRFLTTKVDRCVTGLVAQQQTVGPLQLPLADVAVIAQTYTDLTGGACAIGEQPLKGLLNPEAMARLAVGEALTNLVWAKVTSLADVKASGNWMYAAKLDGEGADMYDAAVAMADCMIELGIAIDGGKDSLSMAAQCDGELVKAPGNLVISAYVTCPDITLTVTPDLKLGKNGVLLHIDLAKGKRRLGGSALAQAFDQIGNDCPDIEDVPYLKKVFEVVQELLSERLISAGHDISDGGLIVTILEMAFAGNCGVNLKIELKDNDLLQALFAEELGLVIEVNRADLDVVNQKLQVAGVSTNVIGEVTAAPEIELLVDGEMRLKEKTSDLRDLWEETSFQLEELQRLKSCVKLEKEGLKSRTSPSWHLSFTPKFTDKKLLTSSSKPKVAIIREEGSNSYREMSAAFRSAGFEPWDVTMSDLLNQKASLADFRGIAFVGGFSYADVLDSAKGWAASIRFNQPLIQQFQDFYNRPDTFSLGVCNGCQLMALLGWVPGPDIGGSLGAGGDMSQPRFTHNESGRFDCRFISVTIGDSPSIMLKGMEGSSLGIWSAHGEGKAFFPDENVLSDVVNSNLAPLRYCDDVNNVTEVYPFNPNGSPLGIAALCSPNGRHLALMPHPERSYMMWQYPWYPKEWQIEKDGPSPWLRMFQNAREWCS; encoded by the exons ATGGCTAGCGCCGGCAGCAGCGGGAAGGGAGGAGGCCAGATTGGCGGCAGCaactcgcccccccccccccccccccgccccctcTTCCACTCGGAGGCGGAGTGGCGGAAGTGGAACCGCTCCGAGGGCGCGCGAAAGGTGAGAGCGCACTGCTGGACTAATTGGGACCTGACGCCGCTGGGGAAGCTCGCCCGCTACGCCAATAGCGGTGAGGGTTCTTCCTCCGGCGAGTCGAGCCGGACACTTGCGCGACCGTTGACTACAGCAGCGACgatggggaggaggaggaggaggcggcgccgcaCCATCTTCAACTCCGGGGACTACGTCATCAACGACCAGGAGGAGGCAACGGTGATCCAGCAGGTCGCCGTCATTTCGGAGGCTGAG TCCTTCCTTGAGAAGGTCACGAATGGTTCGACATTCCTTGGACCTACGTCATCTGTGCtggtttcctttttttttttttcgagagcacGCAAATTCCGATCAGTGCCTGCTCAAAGTGCCACAGTATCCAGGGGTGTTAATAGTCAATTGATAGAGGAATCTGTTAATGACTTGGAATTAGTTTCAAGGATTATTCACTTTTACCGCAAACCATTTCTTCAGGAGAGTGAGACCAAGGAGTTACTTAGGAAAGTGCAGGCAAAGGTTTCTTCTAATATTATTGACATAAAGACCGAGCAATGCTTCAATGTTGAGTTGGAGAATGCACTAAGTTCTGAGAAGCTGGCAACACTTCAGTGGCTCCTAGCTGAAACTTTTGAACCTGAGAACTTACAAACAGGGAGCTTTCTGGAGGAGAAAGTTTCTGGGAACCCTTATTGTTTCGTCATTGAAGTTGGTCCTCGGATGACATTTTCAACAGCTTTCTCGTCCAATGCCGTATCGATTTGTCAAGCTCTATCGTTAACAGAAGTAACTCGCTTGGAGAGATCTAGAAGATACCTGTTGTGCCTACAACCTGGTAGTTTCCCACTTGATGAAAGCCAACTCAACGATTTTTCTGCTTTGGTTCATGACAGAATGACAGAGTGTGTTTATTCTAGCAAGCTCACATCATTTCGGTCAGATGTAGTTCCAGAACCTGTCAGTGTTATACCAGTCATGGAAAAAGGAAGGCAAGCACTGGAGGAAATAAATCTTAAAATGGGCTGgcttttgatgaacaagatatctaaag ttaaGTACTACACCCACCTATTCAGAGATGACATCAAGCGCAATCCAACTACTGTGGAACTTTTTGACATAGCACAATCCAATAGTGAGCACAGCAGACATTGGTTTTTTAACGGAAAGCTTGAGATAGATGGAGAGACCATGGCAAAAACTTTGTTTCAGTTAGTAAAGAGCCCCTTGAAAGCTAACCCTAATAACTCTATAATTGGATTCAAGGATAACTCGAGCAATAAAAGGGTATCCAGTAAATCACCTACATCCAGAACTGCCAGGTTCCACTTCGCC TATCCGTCGCGCGAACTTGGCATTCTATTCACAGCAGAAACCCATAACTTTCCATGTGCTGTGGCGCCCTACCCAGGAGCTGAAACAGGTGCAGGTGGCCGTATAAGAGACACACATGCCACTGGAAAGGGTTCATTCATCGTTGCCTCAACTGCTGGTTATTGTGTTGGGAATCTTCAAATGGAAGAATCATTTGCACCCTGGGAGGATTCATCCTTTTCATACCCATCAAACTTAGCTTCTCCCTTGCAGATTCTTATTGATGCTAGTGACGGTGCTTCTGATTATGGGAACAAGTTTGGTGAGCCTTTAATTCAGGGATTTACAAGAAACTATGGTTCGAGGTTACCAAATGGGGAGCGCCGTGAATGGCTGAAACCAATAATGTTCAGTGGAGCAATCGGGCAAATTGACCATGCACACATATCGAAAGGGGATCCAGAAATTGGTATGCTAGTTGTGAAGATTGGTGGTCCAGCATACAGAATTGGTATGGGTGGTGGTGCTGCCTCAAGTATGGTTAGTGGACAGAACGATGCTGAGCTTGATTTTAATGCAGTGCAGCGTGGAGATGCTGAGATGGCACAAAAACTATATCGCGTAATCAGGGCATGTGCAGAAATGGGAGAAAATAACCCAATCATCAGCATTCATGATCAGGGAGCTGGAGGAAATTGCAACGTTGTGAAAGAAATAATCTGTCCTAAGGGTGCTGAAATCGATATCCGCTCAGTTATAGTTGGTGATCACACATTGTCTGTGTTGGAGATCTGGGGGGCTGAATACCAGGAACAAGATGCATTATTGGTGAAGCCTGAGAGCAGATGCCTGTTGCGGTCACTTTGTGAGAGAGAAAGAGTTTCAATGGCTGTCCTTGGGGAAATTGATGGTAGTGGAAAGATTGTTTTGATTGACAGTGCTGCTGTGGAGCATGCGAAGTTGAGTGGCCTTCCTCCTCCATCGCCTGTAGTTGATCTTGAGCTTGAAAAAGTTCTAGGAGACATGCCTCAGAAAACCTTTGAATTCAAGCGAGTTTCTCGATTGAGTGAGCCCCTAGACATTGCACCTGAGGTCAAACTAATGGATGTTCTTAAGCGAGTATTGAAGCTTCCTTCGGTATGTTCAAAGCGTTTCTTGACCACAAAGGTTGACAGGTGTGTGACGGGTCTTGTTGCACAACAGCAGACAGTTGGCCCTCTCCAACTTCCACTTGCTGATGTCGCTGTAATTGCACAGACGTACACAGATCTGACAGGTGGCGCTTGCGCCATTGGAGAACAACCACTTAAGGGTTTGCTTAATCCTGAGGCCATGGCAAGGCTTGCTGTTGGGGAGGCATTGACCAAtctggtttgggctaaggttacaTCTCTTGCTGATGTCAAGGCAAGTGGCAATTGGATGTATGCTGCAAAGCTTGATGGAGAGGGAGCTGATATGTATGATGCTGCTGTTGCAATGGCTGACTGCATGATTGAACTTGGTATTGCAATCGATGGAGGAAAAGACAGTCTTTCTATGGCAGCTCAATGTGATGGCGAGCTTGTCAAGGCTCCTGGAAACCTCGTCATCAGTGCTTATGTGACATGTCCTGATATAACCCTGACGGTTACTCCAGATTTAAAGCTTGGGAAGAATGGAGTTCTGTTGCACATTGACCTGGCTAAAGGGAAACGAAGACTTGGTGGTTCTGCTCTTGCACAAGCGTTTGACCAAATTGGAAATGACTGCCCAGATATAGAAGATGTCCCTTACTTGAAGAAAGTCTTTGAGGTTGTTCAAGAGTTGCTCAGTGAACGTCTGATTTCTGCTGGTCATGACATTAGTGATGGTGGGCTTATTGTTACAATTCTTGAGATGGCATTTGCTGGCAACTGTGGTGTTAATCTCAAAATAGAATTAAAAGATAATGACCTTCTTCAAGCACTCTTCGCCGAGGAGCTTGGTCTTGTTATTGAAGTGAACAGAGCAGACCTTGATGTCGTAAATCAAAAGCTTCAAGTGGCAGGGGTTTCTACTAATGTGATTGGAGAAGTAACTGCAGCACCAGAAATAGAGCTGCTTGTTGATGGTGAAATGCGCTTGAAGGAAAAAACATCAGACCTCAGAGATTTGTGGGAGGAAACAAGTTTCCAGCTTGAGGAGCTACAGCGATTGAAGTCTTGTGTCAAGCTTGAGAAAGAAGGCTTAAAAAGTCGAACATCACCTTCATGGCATTTGTCTTTCACTCCCAAATTTACAGACAAGAAACTCTTGACTTCATCCTCGAAACCAAAGGTCGCCATCATTCGTGAAGAAGGAAGCAACAGCTACAGGGAAATGTCTGCTGCATTCCGTTCTGCTGGTTTTGAACCGTGGGACGTCACGATGTCGGATCTCTTGAATCAGAAGGCTTCTCTAGCGGACTTCCGTGGGATCGCATTTGTTGGTGGTTTTAGCTACGCAGACGTTCTAGACTCAGCAAAAGGTTGGGCTGCGTCCATCAGGTTCAACCAGCCCCTTATACAGCAGTTTCAGGACTTCTACAATAGGCCCGACACGTTCAGCCTTGGAGTGTGCAATGGGTGTCAGCTCATGGCTCTTCTTGGTTGGGTGCCAGGACCAGACATTGGAGGCTCCCTCGGTGCAGGGGGAGACATGTCCCAACCAAGGTTCACTCACAATGAGTCTGGCCGTTTCGACTGTCGGTTTATCAGTGTGACGATTGGGGACTCTCCTTCCATAATGTTGAAAGGTATGGAAGGCTCTAGTTTGGGCATCTGGAGTGCTCATGGTGAAGGGAAAGCTTTCTTCCCAGATGAAAATGTCTTATCTGACGTCGTTAACTCTAATCTGGCCCCTCTGCGATACTGTGATGATGTTAATAACGTCACAGAGGTGTATCCCTTCAACCCCAACGGTTCTCCGCTTGGTATTGCGGCTCTTTGCTCCCCGAATGGAAGGCATCTTGCTCTGATGCCACACCCCGAGCGTTCCTATATGATGTGGCAGTATCCATGGTACCCCAAGGAGTGGCAGATTGAGAAGGATGGACCCAGCCCTTGGTTGCGCATGTTCCAAAATGCAAGAGAATGGTGTTCATAG
- the LOC127292536 gene encoding small ribosomal subunit protein eS12: MAEENAQVEVAAPAAAPTPVLGEPMDLMTALQLVMKKSSAHDGLVKGLREVAKAIEKHAAQICVLAEDCDQPDYVKLVKALCAEHNVHLVTVPSAKTLGEWAGLCKIDSEGKARKVVGCSCVVVKDYGEESEGLNIVQEYVKSH, encoded by the exons GGAGGAGAATGCCCAAGTTGAGGTGGCTGCTCCAGCTGCAGCTCCAACTCCAGTtcttggagagcccatggacctgATGACTGCCCTGCAGCTTGTGATGAAGAAGTCAAGCGCTCATGATGGCCTTGTTAAGGGTCTCCGTGAAGTTGCCAAGGCAATTGAGAAGCATGCTGCCCAGATCTGTGTGCTGGCTGAGGACTGCGACCAGCCTGATTACGTCAAGCTGGTCAAGGCACTCTGTGCTGAACACAACGTTCACTTGGTCACTGTTCCTAGTGCCAAAACTCTTGGCGAGTGGGCTGGG CTTTGCAAGATTGACTCTGAGGGTAAGGCAAGAAAGGTGGTGGGCTGCTCATGTGTCGTTGTGAAG GACTACGGTGAAGAATCAGAGGGTCTCAACATAGTGCAGGAGTACGTCAAGTCGCACTAG